The Megalobrama amblycephala isolate DHTTF-2021 linkage group LG16, ASM1881202v1, whole genome shotgun sequence genome includes the window caatattacatataagtctaagaataaattattcttgatgtgactcctgactcatgatccgctcttgctcactacatgaaatttctctgtactgtgttggtagccattaaagaaaacgtagtttcatatttatgtttaaatagtcctaagttatgttttaaatccatttattcgattatgaaaagtgaacagcgtgagtaagatgcatcataagatgcgcaatatatcgggagacatggagtgggtcagacatgattttaaacacttcattaagttttgttttatagaaagcctctctttaaagtgaatttcgttttgtaaaaattgtatcttaattttaatcaatgtttcatcagccaattgcttggatttaatatataacaagcaaatatagcagacaataaaatcatgacatggaggcgcgggcgcgatcactggcgcgtgaactggagcgcgtcttataggctaaatgaaccgaaactcagaggctgcttgcctcgcagacatgagaaatatatctatagaacgcttgaaatatctactttaacgaaaatgaagtaattaaacacgaaaagaaagaggctactctgattatatagcctaatccgaatgaaatgtgcattttctctctaggcgcgtccttattatggtttctctccagtatttaagaaattaaattaatataaatgtgattagtcaactaatagcttaaatgaacaactactagtcgactagaaaaaaactcatttcacatattttcgatcaagcatcaaaaagggtattctggtttgagctcgcgcttcgcgcgcatgctctgacagacacacacaccttcgcgcatcatacattattatcagtttaaaattatatttgtgtatgactaaccgcagcacacaccagagaaaaaaactttgcaggtcctatggctgagagagagcttactcggatgaaaaccgcttcagtgagctcaattatagtaacgcggcattttttttgtcagtaacgctaacggcgttgtaacgggagaaaaagtaattcgtttgattactcgttactgaaaaaagtaacggcgttagtaacgcgcgttatttataacgccgttattcccatcactgctaTTAAATATTCAAACATGCCACATTTACATGAGCTATACATCAATCTGAATGCTTGATTATACAAAACTTAAATACAGCCACAAAAAAGCAAGTTATTTGTAACAGAATGTCACCAAACCTCCTGCTGCACAAATTAGTTTTCagtcttattttgttttgtgttttactgTGCGGACAGATTCTCCATCTCAGTCTCTGGTGAGTTCTGTGTTCAAAACAAGACATTGTTATATGGCATTAAAGTACTATTGCTGTACGCTTATACTGCAGATCAGCTGATGCAGCGTACATAATTATTACATTACCATGAGTTGATCTTTTTGATGCGAGCACCTTTGTGCGTCGAGGTTTCTGTATTTGAGAACAGAATTACAGATTTACCGTTGATCTACACAGTTGAATGTACTGTATTtatgaaaaatctgaacttacTCAGTTGTAACAATCTTCCCTGTGAGACAGAAAACATTAGAGAAATTTGTTAATAACTGAGCAAAAGCAGAATCACAGCAAGTAAATCAGATTCTGTAAATGTTTGTCTCATTTTACTAGAACTGGACCTTCATTTCAATAACTGTTTGCATCCGTTTTATCagcattataatatatattaggaAATAAATCAGTAGTCCACCAGTCGATACTGTTCTATGAtagaaaaaatacaaacaaaaagaaTTTTAAACGATACTTACAGTAAGCATTCATTTGTAACACGAGCCAATACAAGGCAAAAACACCTTCGGAAGGGAAGACAATGAATCTAAGATCCTTCAAAACTCGCTCGTCGTTTCCTAAAAATTCAAGTGAaagaaaaacagagagagaaagatgcaTGGGACATTTGATagagattttaaaaatctgtacAATATCTataacacacacatttatacatATGTAAACCCTGCTGTTTGAACCAGACGTTTTAAGCGGGACTTGAACACGGGTCTCTGGTATGGGAGGCGGGCGCTCTAACAAAGAGgttaaagaccgcagtctctagtGTCAATCgctagagcgcctcttgagatcaggggagtgagatttacacacacacacacacacacacacacacacacacacacacacacacacactttacagATAAATATTTACTCACGTGCTTTCAGGATCAGTTCTGCAGTCAGTGTAACAGAGCTCAACAAAACAAGACCAACTGCTCCAAACATGTACATGATTTCATTACAGAGATGCACTGGAACagacatacaaacaaacatcaaacaATAAAATACTCATTTCCACTTGTGGAcaataactaaaataaactaaaatataaaaatacttaGGATTCAACTGAGTAATTACATGCATTTGATTCCTGTTGATTCGTCTGATGTCGTTGTGTCTGAGTCTGACCTGAAAACAAAACTGCTTCTGTGTTACAAAGCTGAAATCTGATTCAGAAGTCAAATGGATGAACAAAGAATATCAATTTAACCTGCATCATATTTGTAgtaataacaaaatataatgaaaacaaCTTGTGTCTTTATTGACATTATAAGAAATGACATTCAGAAATGGCCAATgtttaagaaaaacaaaaacaaaactgaatatATCTAGAAGGCCTCATAAAGTGAGACAATATTGAGCGATGCAGTATGACATGACATCACATTTACAGTTCCTTTGCAAAACACCAGTTTAGGCACTGTAATTCAGTGGTGGATCATACCTGGCACGCTGTTTTCAAAAACCACCATCATCCTGAGAACTTCAAGAAAAGAAACGACGCAGGTCCATTCCACATACTCtgttcattaaaaaaagcatgtttgattagtgcaacatgttttttttttaagaatgtttttttttttctggatgaaaaattaaaatgacaaaacataAGTAGCAAACCTTTCTCTTTTTGCAATATGTCTAGATGAAAGTAAATCTGGAGGATGATATGCAGGAGTGTTGTGATCCACAATAACATTATCCATCTTTGACAGAGAGCTGTGAATGAAAAGATGAAATTATGAACTCAAACTTCCACAGGTCACATATAATACTAGAACTGATGTCAAATCTGATACAGATTAACTGAGAAGTTGAATGCAATCAAAATTGTTGGTCTTATTGTGAGCAATTCATTTGTGCATTTCCTTACTTTTTCTTACTTGTGATCATAAAAAAACTTTGTGTCTAAagttagcattgtttttctattCATACAGCACTCAAAATCACAGATTCACACATTATTATAGGATCTACTCTTTCCACACCAGcacaaacacaataatgatAGGAATGATTTCAGCATGTACTTACAATTCAGTTTTGCTTCCACAAGAGGTATAAATGGTATATAGATGAGCAGTACTTGTGTAACAAATGCCACGGTTAAaaatgctgaaataaaacaaatagcAGTCCATTATTTTCCCATTCAAACTAAACATGTCAATAATACAATAtcaaaacacatcagatctgaAATGAGAGTGTGGACGTGGTTTTTTTTCCCTGCCAGCATTTCTAAAAAAAGTTGCCAACCTCCTCCAAAAGTTGAGATCATTTTCACTAAAATATTAAGGCCCCATATTGTCAGAAAAAAACGTTCTGTCGCTGGGGCGGTACCTCAAGGTACAAAagcaaaaatatacaaatatgcacttttaaagtactaatatgtacctttaaggtaCAAAGATGTACCTTTTCACTTGTACCTCGGTATACCACCCCAGCGACAGAACGGtaccttttttttctgacagtattttcttctatgaatatctgaacatgcaatacatcaaaataaagaacagagcctctAAAGAGTTAATGACTTAATTCAGTTTGCACATTCATATTCACGTCAACATGTCATTCAAGTAGTTTTACATCAAGCTGACACTGGCTTATAATCAACTGGATTTTTACACAGGAAAACAACACAAGCATTTTACAAACTACTTGTTGCATATCAGTTTAATAAATTGAAGGAATGAGAATTCAGATGTTACCTGGAGAGGGAAGTTCTAATGAGAACATCAAATGGAACAAttgacaaaaagacaaaagaaaacTATACAGGGGGAAAAGAcctaaaaaagagaaaaaggtAAGCATGAATGGAAGAATGGATTACAGGATTTCATGTACTGACTGTacagcagtggtctcaaactcaattcctggagggccacagctctgcacagttcagctccaacccttatcaaacacacctgatccagctaatcaaggtcttcaggattactagaaacttccaagcaggtgtgagttggagctggttggagctaaactgtgcagagctgtggccctcaATGGATTGAGTTTGAGAGCACTGCTGAACATGAAGTTCTTTGTTCTCTGTCACTCTTGCTCTGCTTGATTGTTCATTTTGAAATCAAATCAAAGCAAATTACAACTACTGACAGTTTGACTCCAGCACTACAGTATATCAAACCATCTGTAACAGACAAAGCAATAGTAAAAACACTCAGTTGTCACTCAGTTACtcaatttaatttttgttcagttatagcgccaccaagagTCATAAGTGTgtcaagtttggtgaaaatatctaaaTTCGTTCTAGAGttatagacatttatatgtATGAGCACATGATAAATGACCCACATCAGACTTTgatggcatttttttttgccacttacAATCAAAATTTGGATTCCAACATATTGACAACTCATTGGAAAAACCATAAGGCAAAACCCATTATGTTTGGTAGCATTAGACTCGACAAGGATTCAGAAATCGAAGGAGTTGACTCCCATGAAAGTAAATCAACCACATCCAAAGTTATAagcatgtaaatatttttttttccaccactaGGTGGTGCAGGTCTGAAATTCTCAGACTTCCTCAGGGctttgtgctgatgacccataccgagttttgttaCGATACATTACaaatgcattcataaaatacagcaatttactacaaaattcaaaatggtcaACGCCTTAAATGGCCGATTCGGAAAAactggatatcattcgacttggCATGCAATACCGAATCAAAGAAGGCCACTTTTATGATTTCTGGggaaaccattcagaagttataagccaAAATActaattatcaaaataatccatTAATTATCAAAATACTAATTACCAAAATACTAATTTCCCTATCtctggaccagtaggtggcgctgtgccgaaacACAGCATATAACCTGAAGTCATGcttgtgtaccaagtttggtctgtatacgataaagcattgcagagataaaGCCTTAAGTCTATTTTCGCGAACGCTACGTAAAATTAGTTTGCGCGTTATTCGCAAACAGTCTGaagaatcaacttgaattccataactttttgtcgacACTGTCTTGTAGTTGAATTTTCAATGAGTTCGGCATGAGCTAAGGATTCagagaaaaaagaattttgtttctggCCCTTACAGTTCGAAAGTTATTAGCATGAACATGAGTGAAAATTTGGACAGGTGGTGGCGCTAGAGGCATTGatttagagactccaaaattggtgtGGTTAATGTTGAGACTGTCCTCaatcagtgtgccaaatttcataactatCCCGCAAgcagttctatgggctgccatagactcaatAGCAGAAGGCGGAGaatgaagaataataataagaacgcTAACGtttacaataggtgcctacacACCTTCAGTGCTGGcccctaaaaataaaaaaataaaaatacagattttacATTCcagattattttttcccctttttgtttttgtgctttaTCAACACTCAGTAACACATGGTCTATATAAGTAAATTTGTGACTACATTTTCTGGAGCTATCAGTGCTTTGCAACTCTAGTAACTCATACTGACGTAAAACAATACGAATGTGCTCACCTTGAGTTTGGTTGCATGGGAAAACACCTCCTGACATCTTTTGACAGGTTAGCCTTATAAAGTCAACTAAAAATCAATAACACACAGTTAGGCTCTTATGTATACATctaattatcatttttggtaATTGTAGAATAAAACAATGTATATTAACAAAAATCactgataatgataataaacattttaacatcATAAGTCTGTACTGATATATGATTAGCCTAGTACTCAGCTTTAACAAAGGAATCAAATGATACAGAAACTCTTACCTCCACTTAGGATGAGACACAACAGCACAACAAAGCCAAAGAATATTCCAGACATAATGCAAAGAGCGATGTTTGCATCATGTGCATGCCTTCTCAAgccatattttaaaataactagagcaataaaaataaataaataaataaatgtcacaCAAGATAAATAATGAGATATCTAGAGTTGTGGTGAGTTGACATGTTGCTTGAATTAAATGCTGCTAAACTAACTGAATCTGTATTCATATTTAGAAAAGATTAGACAACAGAATGGTTGCCGTCTTTAGGTTTAGTTCATTGGATTTTAGAGAAAGATTTAACACCTATATTCTATTAAagttaataattcataaagcacatttaatgtCAGAATAATGAGCATGACCTCTGCTGTGTAAAATCTGGATTTACCCACCTGAATGAAGAATGACTGTAAAGACAGCAAATTCTCTTGTTATTTTGAAAAACTTGATCCATGTTTTAATGCTGTCTGTAAAAAGAAAGAGTTGAATAcatcaaattaatattttgaaaagcaCTTATGCAGtgctattatattattatatctgTAACATTGATtgaactaaccctaaccctaacattAATCAATCTTGCGTGCGCAccatttactaattcgttccctcgatttactaaaatgtgcgcacaatttactatttcgttccctcgatttactaaaacgtatgcatgatttactatttcgttccctcaatttactaaaatgtacgcacaatttactatatcgttccctcgatttactaaaaccagtgcacgatttactatttcgttccctcgatttactaaaatgtgcacatgacttactatttcgttccctcgatttactaaaacgagcgtatgatttactattttgttgatttactatttcattgccttgatttactaaaacgtgcacacgatttactatttcgttccctcaatttactaaaatgtacgcacaatttactatatcgttccctcaatttactaaaatgtgcacatgacttactatttcgttccctcgatttactaaaacgagcgtatgatttactattttgttgatttactatttcattgccttgatttactaaaacgtgcacacgatttactatttcgttccctcaatttactaaaatgtacgcacaatttactatatcgttccctcaatttactaaaatgtgcacatgacttactatttcgttccctcgatttactaaaacgagcgtatgatttactattttgttgatttactatttcattgccttgatttactaaaacgtgcacacgatttactatatcgttccctcaatttactaaaatgtacgcacgatttactatttcgttccctcgatttactaaaatgtgcacatgacttactatttcgttccctcgatttactaaaacgagcgtatgatttactattttgttgatttactatttcattgccttgatttactaaaacgtgcacacgatttactatttcgttccctcaatttactaaaacgagtgcacgacttactatttcgttccctcaatttactaaaacatgcgcacgacttactatttcgttccctcgatttactaaaacgtgcacacgatttactatttcgttccctcgatttactaaaacgatgTGCACGactttactatttcgttccctcaatttactaaaacatgcgcacgatttactatttcgttccctcgatttactaaaacgagtgcacgacttactatttcgttccctcgatttactaaaacgagtgcacgacttactatttcgttccctcgatttactaaaacatgcacacgacttactatttcgttcccttaatttactaaaacatgcgcacgacttactatttcgttccctcgatttactaaaacgtgcgcacgacttactatttcgttccctcgatttactaaaacgtgcacacgattctatttcgttccctcgatttactaaaacgtgcacacgatttactatttcgttccctcaatttactaaaacgtgcacacgatttactatttcgttccctcaatttactaaaacaagtgcacgacttactatttcgttccctcgatttactaagacgagcgcatgatttactatttcgttccctcaatttactaaaacgtgcacacgatttactatttcgttccctcaatttactaaaacgagtgcacgacttactatttcgttccctcgatttactaaaacgtgcacacgatttactatttcgttccctcaatttactaaaacgagtgcacgacttactatttcgttccctcaatttactaaaacatgcgcacgacttactatttcgttccctcgatttactaagacgagcgcatgatttactatttcgttccctcgatttactaaaacgagcgcatgttttactatttcgttccttcgatttactaaaacgtgcgcacgatttactatttcattgctttgatttactaaaacgagcgcacaatttactatttcattccctcgatttactaaaacgtgcacaatttactatttcattctctcgatttactaaaacgtgcacaatttactattttgttccctcgatttactaaaacgagcgcatgttttactattttgttccttcgatttactaaaacgtgcgcacgacttactatttcgtttcctcaatttactaaaacgtgcgcatgatttactatttcgttccctcggtttactaaaacatgcgcacgatttactattttgttcccttgatttactaaatcatgcgcacgatttactatttcattgctttgatttactaaaacgagcgcacaatttactatttcgttccctcgatttactataacgtgcacgatttactattttgttccctcgatttactaaaatgagtgtgatttactattttgttccctcgatttactaaaacgagcGCATGTTTTACTACTTTGTTCCttcaatttactaaaacgtgtgcacgacttactatttcgttccctcaatttactaaaacatgcgcatgatttactatttcgttccctcggtttACTAAAACACAcccgatttactatttcattgccttaatttactaaaacggtcacgatttactattttgttgcttcgatttactaaaacatgcgcacgacttactatttcgttccctcgatttactaagacgagcgcatgatttactatttcgttccctcgatttactaaaacgagcgtatgatttactattttgttcccttgatttactaaatcatgcgcacgatttactatttcattgctttgatttactaaaacgagcgcacaatttactatttcattccctcgatttactaaaacgtgcacaatttactatttcattccctcgatttactaaaacgtgcacaatttactattttgttccctcgatttactaaaacgagcgcatttatgttttatttactattttgttccttatttacgatttactaaaacgtgcgcgcgatttactatttcgtttcgatttactaaaacttgatttactaaaacgttgCTTTACTAtttcgatttactaaaacatgcgcacgatttactattttgttcccttgatttactaaatcatgcgcacgatttactatttcattgctttgatttactaaaacgagcgcacaatttactatttcgttccctcgatttactataacgtgcacgatttactattttgttccctcgatttactaaaatgagtgtgatttactattttgttccctcgatttactaaaacgagcGCATGTTTTACTACTTTGTTCCttcaatttactaaaacgtgtgcacgacttactatttcgttccctcaatttactaaaacatgcgcatgatttactatttcgttccctcggtttACTAAAACACAcccgatttactatttcattgccttaatttactaaaacggtcacgatttactatttcgttcccttgatttactaaaacattacTAAAAATTATCTGAGGGCTGAGTTTGtggaattaaaaaaatgcttcagcatttgatgttttattgtatttaactgcttaattaaaaaataaataaataaacctacCTTGAAGATAGTTTAAACAGGGCAAAGCCCAAATCAACATAACAGGTCTCAGAATATAAAGAGCACAGCAGGTAATGGTCTCGTGCAGAAATCCTGGAAATGAATATTCATTGACAGGCATTATATGAtactgattaaataaaatacaatctcATCATGAAAGTATATCAGTTAGCATGATCAGGGACAAGGCAATGCTGTACAACATTACAACAAGTGGTTATAAATGTGAAAGTACTAAACTCACCTTCAGTAAGAGCGCCAGAAGATGAAGGCGAAGGACATACAGATATTCGGACAAAAGACCAGAGAAAGCTGAAGACTCCAGATTGTGCTGCTGGAGACTGAAGAGAAGATGCAGAATAAACAGTTAAATGAGCAAAACACTTACAGTTACACATACAGAGTTAACCATAATGAGAAGAGTTTCCTTCCTTCTAGCACACACCTGTGTTTGTTGATCTGCAGTAGATCAGACAGCAGAGCAGAAGAACAGCTCCAGATCCAGCAGCAAAACAGAAAACCAACACCATTACGTGCAAAGAAGAGAAACCTGGAAAACATAAACAAGTTACAACATTTACTACTAAATTAATTAAGAGAACTTGCAATTGAAGGCATTCATTATTTTAAGGAATTCCTACAACTATAcactaaatgaacaaaaatgggAAGATATGTTTTGTGTTCCAGGAGCAAAAACAGCATAGGCTATTCTTTACACCAAGTCCAAATAAATAGTCATAGATGATTCCCACAACGGAAGTAATGTTCTGTTTGTATTAAAGCTAAATATATGTGAGCAATGGCAAGCGAACTTAGTGATAGTTTGGCTGTTTGCACTTATAGTGTAAACAGAGACTGTCTTATTTTATTTGCCGTGTTCGTTGACTCACCCAGTGTCTTCAGTACCACAGctgcattggctgaaagttctCCAGCAAACACTTGACACACGTAAACTCCTCTGTCCTCAGCTCTGACACCCTTCAGTCTGAGAGAGAAGTTTCCTTTGAGGATTTCAGCAGTGAAGAACTCAACTCTGTCTCTGTAATGCTCATCTGATGAATCTGGCAAAGTCTGTTTGTTTTGGTAGAGCAGAACCAGAatatcttcatcttcatctctTTTCTTCCACGAAACCTGTTCAGGTGTGAGGTCTGTTCTTCTCCATTCCACCTCCAGACCCTCCATCAGTAAGAGTTCATCAACATAACAGGGCAAAACCACTGAAGATCCCAGAGGAGCGACCAGAGGACCAGATGAACCGCGCACAGTGAACCCTATAGAGAGAAACTGCGTTAAAAATGAGAAAGCAAAATTCAGATGCTATTCTCGCGTACAGTGACATTACGTACCGTCAGCGACCATCAGGAGTACtgaaatata containing:
- the LOC125249120 gene encoding uncharacterized protein LOC125249120: MLIWALPCLNYLQDSIKTWIKFFKITREFAVFTVILHSVILKYGLRRHAHDANIALCIMSGIFFGFVVLLCLILSGVDFIRLTCQKMSGGVFPCNQTQGLFPLYSFLLSFCQLFHLMFSLELPSPAFLTVAFVTQVLLIYIPFIPLVEAKLNSLCQRWIMLLWITTLLHIILQIYFHLDILQKEKEYVEWTCVVSFLEVLRMMVVFENSVPGQTQTQRHQTNQQESNALHLCNEIMYMFGAVGLVLLSSVTLTAELILKARNDERVLKDLRFIVFPSEGVFALYWLVLQMNAYWKIVTTENLDAQRCSHQKDQLMNSPETEMENLSAQ